A stretch of the Arachis stenosperma cultivar V10309 chromosome 6, arast.V10309.gnm1.PFL2, whole genome shotgun sequence genome encodes the following:
- the LOC130932987 gene encoding receptor-like protein 4 gives MLVLALVSLPQVGSLVHYFPQEHSEQIAAWNWFRSYVLALQTLKKALGLPPRFGWNGDPCVPQQHPWIEADCQLNKSSSKWLIDGL, from the exons ATGCTTGTGCTGGCCCTCGTCTCTTTGCCTCAAGTGGGAAGTCTCGTTCATTACTTTCCCCAGGAACATAGTGAGCAG ATTGCAGCATGGAATTGGTTTAGGTCCTACGTACTG GCTTTACAAACATTGAAGAAGGCTTTGGGGCTTCCTCCCAGGTTTGGGTGGAATGGTGATCCTTGTGTTCCTCAACAACATCCATGGATTGAAGCAGACTGCCAGCTAAACAAGAGTAGCAGCAAATGGCTCATTGATGGACTGTAA